The Aureimonas populi genome includes the window CACGCCGAAGCGGCGCTCGTAATAGGCGGCCTGCGCCCGGCGAAGCCCCGGAATGCCCTTGGAGGTGGAGTAGCGATGCGTGCGCGGGTCGCGGATCGCCTCGCACATCTTGTCGACCACGAATTTCGAGGTCGGCAGGTCGGGATTGCCCATGCCCAGGTCGATGATATCGACGGAGCGGGCCCGCGCGGCGGCCTTCTTCTTGTTCACCTCCTCGAACACGTAAGGAGGCAGGCGGCGGACCTTGTGGAACTCTTCCATGGCGAGACATCCCTGGCGCGGAAGGCCTCGTCATACTGCGCGCGTCACCGCCCTGCAATCGCCGTGGAGCGCGGCCCGATGATTTAGACCCCGGGGCTCAATTTCCCACCACGCGCCGCTGCTGCTCGCGCGCCACGGCCTGTAGTTCCTCCACCGTTCTGGCATATTGCGCGTTTCGGGATGCGGCCTCCGCCGCCCGCCCGGCCGCCGTCGCGGCGAGGGCGCCCGTGTCGGCCGCTCCCACGGGCCGGGCTCGCCCGGCGACGTTGGCGTATCGCGCCTGCGTCTCGGCCACCGCCTCCGCCGTGGCCTGCGAGGTGGCGGCCCGCGGATAGGCGCCGATCAGCGGGTAGCCGTCCGGGCCGAGGCGCTGCGAGGATGGGCCGCGCTCCACCTGCGGGGCGACGACCAGCGGAATGCCCGGGTCGTCATCGCGGGGCGTGAAGCCCTGGCATCCGCCGAGAACGCCGAGCGAGAGCGCCGCCAGTGCCTTGAGCGCCATGTTCTTCATCGATTCCCGCCTCTCGTCTCGCCACCGGCGTAGCCGTGCCCCGCGCGGGGCCACGCTTCAACCGCTCCCGCTGCGCTGCGCTGCGGCGACGAATGTGCCATGCAGAAAGCGTTTGAGGCTGAACTCGCGCCGTTATTCTGCTTTCTAGGAGAAGAAGGCGCGTTGAGGAAGCCGCCTTGCAGGGCGGCTGCTGGGAGGGACCGCGATGGACGACCATCACCGCGACGAGGCGACTTCTTCCGAAGGCGAGTTCGGAATTCGCGACCCGGAAGCCTTCGCGCGCAACATGGCACGCGCGCTGGAGCAGATCGGCAAGGCCGCCGCCGCATGGGTGGAGCCGCGCGAGCGCGGCGAAACGCCGGACGGAGGGCCGATAGCCTATGCCGACGTGGTTTCGACCCTCTCCGAGGTCAGCCGCTACTGGCTTGCCGACCCAGCCCGCGCGATGGAGGCGCAGACCCACCTCCTCTCCGGCTATCTCGACATATGGAGCCGCTCGATTCGTCGCCTTTCCGGCGAGCTGGAGCAAGAGGTGCAGCCCTCGCAACCCGACAGGCGTTTCCCGGACGAGGAATGGAGCAGGAACCCCTTCTTCGACTTCCTCCGCCAGGTCTATCTCCTGACGGCGCGCTGGGCGGACGACCTCGTGGCGCGGGCCGAGGATCTCGATCCCCATACCCGCCGCAAGGCCGCCTTCTATGTCCGGCAGCTTTCCAACGCCCTCTCGCCCTCCAATTTCGTGCTGACCAACCCCGAGCTCTACCGCGAGACGATCGCCGAGAACGGCGCCAACCTCGTGCGCGGCATGACGATGTTCGCCGAGGATATGGCGGCGGGGGGCGGCACGTTGAAGCTGCGCCAGAGCGACCGTGCCGGCTTCTCCATCGGCCGCAACATCGCCGCCACCCCCGGCGCCGTGGTGGCGCAGAACGATCTCTGCCAGATCATCCAGTACGAAGCGCGCACGGCCGAGGTCGCCCGGCGGCCCATCCTCATCTGCCCGCCCTGGATCAACAAGTTCTATATCCTCGACCTCAACCCGCAGAAGAGCTTCATCGGCTGGCTGGTGGACCAGGGGCACACGGTCTTCGTCATCTCCTGGGTGAACCCGGACGAACGCCATGCCGACAAGGACTGGCAGGCCTACATTGAGGAAGGGCTGGTCTTCGGCCTCGACATTGTGGAGGCCGCCACGGGCGAGGCGCAGGTCGACGCCATCGGCTATTGCGTGGGCGGAACGCTGCTGGCCGCGGCCCTGCCCTATCTCAAGGCCAGGGGGGACGAGCGCATCCGCTCGGCGACCCTCATGACCGCGCAGGTCGACTTCACCCATGCCGGCGACCTCAAGGTGTTCGTGGACGAGGACCAGCTCAAGGCGCTGGAAGGGATGATGGCGGCGAAGGGCTATCTCGAAGGCTCGCACATGGCGACGGCCTTCAACCTCCTGCGGTCCGGCGATCTGATCTGGCCCTATTTCATCGACAACTACCTGAAGGGCAAGGAGCCCCTGCCCTTCGACCTTCTCTACTGGAACGCCGACGCCACGCGGATGGCCCGGGCCAACCACCTCTTCTACCTGCGGAACTGCTATCTGGAGAACCGGCTCTCGCAAGGGGCAATGGAGATCGGCGGGCTGAAGGTCGATCTTCGCGTGATCGACATCCCCGTCTACAATCTGGCGACGCGAGAGGACCACATCGCCCCCGCCGAAAGCGTCTATGCCGGAAGCCGGGCCTTCGGCTCGCCGGTCACTTACGTCATGGCCGGGTCCGGGCACATCGCCGGCGTGGTCAACCCGCCGGACAGGCGCAAATACCGCTACTGGACCGGCCCGGCGCCCAGCGCCGACCTTTCCTTCGAAGCATGGCAGGCCGCCGCCCGGGAGACGGCGGGGTCGTGGTGGCCGCACTGGCGGCAGTGGCTGGCGAGCCATACGAGCGACAGGGTTCCGGCGCGCGCTGTCGGTGGCAGCGCGCTCAGCCTCATCGAGCCGGCGCCCGGCTCCTACGTTCGCGGCTGAGCGGCAAGGCACTTGAAGCCCGCGCGCCAAGGTGCGACATGCCTATCGACCCCTGACGATCCTGCCCGAGCGATTGGCACATGACACATTATCTGGAAGCCGAAGCCGAGCCCGTGCGCAACACCGGCAGCATCCGCCTCTACGGCGAGGATGCCTTCGTGGGTATGCGGCGCGCGGGCGCCCTGACGGCCCTGTGCCTCGATGAGCTGGCCGATGTCGTGCGCCCGGGCGTGACGACCGCCGCCATCGACGCGCATGTCTTCCAGTTCGCCCTGAAGCACGGCGCGCTTCCGGCCACGGTGAATTATCGCGGCTACCAATATGCGAGCTGCACCTCGATCAACCACGTTGTCTGCCACGGCCAGCCGAACGACAAGCCGCTGCGCGAAGGCGATATCGTCAATATCGACGTGACGCTGATCGTGGACGGCTGGCACGGCGATTCCTCGCGCATGTACCCCGTGGGCCGGATCAAGCGCGCGGCCGAGCGGCTGTGCGAGATCACCTATCGCTGCCTGGAGATCGGCATCGAGCAGGTGCGCCCCGGCGGCCATGTCGGCGATATCGGCGCGGCCATCCAGGTTTTCGCGGAGGGCGAGCGCTGCTCCGTCGTGCGCGACTTCTGCGGCCACGGCGTCGGCAAGCTGTTCCACGATTCGCCCAATATCCTCCATTACGGGCGGCGCGGCGAAGGGCCGGAGATGCGCCCGGGCATGATCTTCACCATCGAGCCGATGATCAATCTCGGCCGCCCGCACGTGAAGGTGCTGTCGGACGGCTGGACGGCCGTGACGCGCGACCGCTCGCTGTCCGCGCAGTACGAGCACGCGGTGGGTGTCACGGAGACGGGCTGCGAGGTCTTCACCCGTTCTCCGGGCGGCCTTGAAACGCCCGGCCTGCCCGCCGCCGCCTGAACCGGCCCATGCGTGCAAGGACCGGCGGGCCCGAGGGCGCCGCATCGAAGCATCATGACGGCCATCGCGACCGCCTGCGCGAGCGTTTCGCGCAGGCCGGCGAAAACGCGCTTGCGGACTACGAGCTTCTGGAGCTCCTCCTCTTCCGCACCATTCCCCGCCGCGACGTGAAGCCGCTGGCCAAGACGCTGATGGCCCGTTTCGGCTCCTTCGGCGAAGTCGTCAACGCGCCGCGCCACCTTCTGGAGGAAATCGACGGCATCGGCGCCTCCACCGCGCTGGATTTCAGCATCGTGATGGCCGTGAACCGGCGGGCGATGAGGGGCGAGATGCGCGGCCGCGAGGTCCTGTCCTCGTGGCAGAGCCTGCTCGACTACTGCAAGGCCGCCATGGCGCACGAAACGCGCGAGCAGTTCCGCATCCTGTTCCTCGACAAGCGCAACACGCTCATCGCCGACGAGGTGCAGCAGACGGGAACGGTGGATCACACGCCCGTCTATCCGAGAGAGATCGTGCGCCGCGCCCTGGAGCTTTCGGCAAGCGCGATCATCCTCGTGCACAACCACCCCTCCGGCGACCCCACCCCCTCGCGGGCGGACGTGGAGATGACCCGCACGGTGATCGAGACCGCCAGGCCCATGGGCATCGCCGTGCACGATCACATCATCATCGGCCGTTCGGGCCATACGAGCTTCAAGGGCTCGCGCCTGATCTGAGGACTATTGCAGGTGCCCCGCCTCCCGCACGAGGCGCACCTCCTGCGGGGAGATGAGGCCGCGATGCATGACCCGCACGGACTGGATCATCGCCTCGATCTCGCGCTCCCAATAGTCGAGGAAGCGCTTGAGGCGCGGATAGTCCGGGGCGATATCGTCGAACTGCCAGGAAAACGTCTGGAGAAGCGCCGGGTGGTCCGGCATCCGGTAAAGCACCTCGGCGGTGGTCACGCCGTAGCCTTGAAGCATTCGTTCGAACTGCGGGTCTGGAACGCGGCCTTTCATCAGCATGGGCTCCTCTTCAGGGGCGGCACGCACGGCCGCCATGGCAAGAGCCTGTGCCCCTTTTGTTGAGCAAAGCTTGCGCCGCGCCGCGCGCTCGCCTTCACATGCGCGTGACGGGAATGGCGCCGCCGGCGGCCAGCACCGCCTCCGGCGTATCCACGTCGAGCAGGGCGGCCGGGCCGATCTCGACCGTTGTGATCAGGTCCGCATGGGCCGCGATGATCGACCGCGCGCCGACATCGCCGCTCAGCTCCGAGATCTCGGCCCCGAGGCGGGACGGGAGGATCACCGGGTTGCCCCGCCGTCCCTCATGCGCTGCGATGACGATCGCCCCCGGCCCCTGTGCGCCGAATGCCAGGATGAGGCGCAAGAGATGGTCCGGCGTCAGCCCCGGCTGGTCGGCCAGCATGACGAGGACGCCTTGCGCCCCCTCGCTCGCCGCCCCGAAGCCGGCCTTGAGCGAGGTCGCCAGCCCTTCGCCATAGGCGGGATTGCGGATCGCACGGATATCGAGCCCGCGCAGCGCAGCCTCGACCTCGGCGGCCTCGTGGCCGAGGACGACATGCACACGGTCGGCGGAACTGGCCAGCGCTGTTTCGACCGAGCGGCGAACGAGCGGCACCCCGCCGAAGCGGGCCAGCAGCTTGTTGGGCTTCCCCATCCGCCTGGACTGCCCCGCCGCCAGCACCAGCGCGTGCACGCGGTTCATCGCGGCGGTGTCTCGCCGCGCCGCTCCGGGCGCATCCGCCGCTTGCGGAAGGCCGCGATAATCGAGCCGAGCACGGCCACGGCGATCTCCGCCGGCGTCGAGGCCCCGATATCGACACCGATGGGCGCCTCGATCCGCGCGATGGCATCCTCGGGAAGGCCCCCCTTGCCGAGCCGTTCCACGCGCCTGGCGTGGGTTTTCCGGCTGCCGAGTGCGCCGACATAGAAGCAGCCGGCCCTCAGCGCCTCGGCCAGCGGAAAATCGTCGATCTTCGGATCATGCGTCAGCGCCGCCAGCGCGGTGTAGGCGTCCAGCGGGCGCGCGGCCAGCACGTCCTGCGGCCAGGCTGCGTAAAGCGGCACCCCGGCAAAGCGATCCGGGGAGGCGAAGGCCGTGCGGGGGTCGATGATCTCCATGTCGTAGCCGGCGAGCCGCGCCATCGGTGCAAGCGCCTGGCTGATATGCACCGCGCCGATGACGACGAGGCGCGGCGGCGGCAGATGCACGTTGACGAAGAACGCCCCATCCGGCGTCTCGATCGAGGCCGACTTGCCGGACCGGAAAGCACTGGCGATCGCCTCGCCGCGGGGATCGGCCTCCAGCCCGGTCTCCCGGACAAGGCGCTGGCGGCCGCTGGACAACTCCGTTTCAAGCGCCACGGCCCGCCGGGCGGCGCGCGCCTCGTTCAGCTCGCGCAGCAGCGCGGCCCTCACGGTTCCAGTCTTTCGAGATAGACCTTGATACGCCCGCCGCAGGAAAGGCCGACCTGCCAGGCGGTCTCGTCGGCCACGCCGAATTCGAGCATTCTCGGCTCGCCCGTCTCGATCACCTGCGCGGCCTCGGCGATCACCGCCCCTTCCACGCAGCCGCCCGAGACGGAGCCCTCGAAATGGCCCTGCCCGTCCACGATCAGGTGGCTGCCGGCGGGGCGCGGGGCCGAGCCCCATGTCTCCACCACCGTCGCGAGAGCGCCTGAGCGCCCTTCCTCCATCCATCGCTCGGCTGTGGCCAGAACGTCGTCGCTTGCGCTCATTGGCGAACCCCGTGGGTCATGCTGTCCACGACACATAGGTTCCGCTCCTCCCCCTGTCAGAGGGTGCGATAGCGCCTGTCGCGATAAAGAAGGCTCGACGCCGGCTCGCCCTGGCGGATGGCGACGACTTCCCCGATGAGAACGCGGTGCGTCGCCACGATGCGGCTGTCCACCAGCCGGCAGTCGAAGCTGGCGAGCGCGCCGCTCTCCAGCACGGGCGAGCCTGTCGAAAGGGTCGACCAGCGGGCGCTGGCGAAGCGCGCCTCCGGCTCCAGCCCGCCCTGCCCGGAAAAGATGCGCGCCACGGGCTCGGCCTCGGCCGACAGCATGTTGACCGCGAACACGCCATTGGCCTCGAAGCGATCGTTGAGCGGGCTCGAGAGGTTCAGGCAGACGAGGAGAGTCGCGGGCGCGTCCGACACCGAGCAGACGGAGGTGGCCGTCACGCCGCGCCGCCCTGCCGGGCCATCCGTGGTGATCAGATGGACGGCGGCGGCGAAATGGCTCATCGCTTCGCGAAACTCAGCGCGGTCGACGGTCGGGTTTGTCAGCACTTCGAATCCCAATCCACGAATGCTGCGAGAACCGGCCGCCCGGCGGGACGGGGCGGAGCACTCGGATGCGAACGGCCCTCCGCGCTTGCCACGGAATGGCCGGCCCGGGCAAGCCCGCCGGCGAAGGGTTCGAGCTCGCAGCGGTCCGCACGCCGCGTGAGGCGCCTTCAAGGACGGAACCGGCATCACCGCCACCCGTTCGCCTTGGCGGCCAAAGGCAGGCGGGAGCCCGACATGCAGGACGAGATGCGCGACCATGAACAGACCTGGAGCGAATTCCGGTCTCTGGCGAACATGACGCCCACGGAACTGGAGCGCTGGCTGGAGACCGAGGAGTCGAAGACGGTCGGCATCACCAAAAAGGGCGAGAGCGAATCCGTCGGCCATGCTTCCGGCCGCCGGATCATCGAGATCAAGGCGACGAAGAAAGTCGATCTGACAGACAGCCAGTGGGCGCATATGCGCAAGGTCGTCGGCTACATCAAACGCCACTCGGCGCAGAAGCCGCAGGGCGACGTGACGAAAAGCCGGTGGCGCTACTCGCTGATGAACTGGGGCCACGATCCGTTGAAGTGAGAAAAGTCGTAACGCGGTATCATCCATCCACGAGAGGATGAAGGGGCGCAGGGTGCGCTCTCGCCTTCGCGGGGCGCGATGTCTAGGATACGCACATGCCTCGACGTGTCCTTCTCCTCTCCCTGCTCCTCGCCGCCGCATCCGGCCCCGCCGCCGCGCAGGCTTACGCGCTGGGCGTTGCAGCGCCTCTGTCCGGGCCGTCCGCCATTCTGGGCGAGCAGATGGTGGCCGGCGCGGCGGCCGCAGCCGGCACGCGCGCCACGGTCGTGGCCGCAGACACCGAATGTTCGGCGGAAGGCGGTGAGGTCGCCGCGCGCGTCTTCGTCCAGGAGCGCGTCGATGCGGTGATCGGCTTCCTGTGCACGCCGGCCATCGAAGCCGCCTTGCCGGTGCTGACGCAGGCCGGCATTCCGGTGGTCGATGTGGGCGTGCGCGCCAATCGCCTGACGAACAGGCGGGATCGGACCGGCCATCTCGTCTGGCGCCTGGCCCCGCGATCGGACGCGGAGGCCGACGCCATCGCCGCCTTCGTGCGCGAGAACTGGCGCACCGTGCCCTTCGGCATCGTCGAGGACGGCTCGGTCCAGGCACGCGACCTTGCCGACGAGGTCCGCGCGCGCCTCGGCCCCGAGTCGATAGAGCCCGCGCTCGTCGACAATTACCGGCCGGCCGAAGAAGTGCAGTTCCCCCTTGCCCGCCGCATCCTGCAAAGCGGGGTCACGCGCTTTCTGGCCTTCGGCAGCCGGCAGGACATCGCCATTCTCCAGCGGGACGCGGGCGAGATCGGGCTCGAGCTGGAAATAGTCGGCGGCGAGCAGCTCGTGGACGAGCCCGGCGAGACGGATATCGCGGCGGGCACGCGCGCCCTGGGCATCTTCGACGAGGCGCCGGAGGCGGGCCAGCGCATCGAGGAGGGCTATCACCGCCCTGCGCGTGCGGCCACCGAGATCGCGCTCGGCGCGCTCGATGCGGCGAGCGGGTCGAGCTTTGCCGAAGCCATGCAGCAGGCGACTTTTCCGACCGTGCTCGGCCCCATCTCCTTCGACGGGAAGGGCGATTCCAGCCGCCGTGCCTTCGAGCTGAGGGAGTGGAACGGCGAGGCGTTCGTTCCCGTGCCGCAATCGTGAGCGGGTTCGGCCGGCCCGGGCGCCGCAATCTCATCACCGACATCGCCGGGATCCGGGTCGGCAACGCTTCCGATGAGCGGCTGAAAAGCGGCTCCACGGTACTTCTCGTCGATACGCCTGCGCCCGCTTCGGTCGCCATCCTCGGCGGTGCACCGGGCACGCGGGAGACGGACCTGCTCGCGCCGGAAAACACGGTGCAGGCGGTGGACGCGCTGGTGCTGTCCGGTGGCTCGGCCTTCGGGCTCGATGCGGCCAGCGGCGCGCAGGCCTTCCTGCGCGAAGCCGGGCGCGGCTTCGAGGTGGCGGGGCTGCGCGTGCCCATCGTGCCCGCCGCGATCCTCTTCGATCTCGCCAATGGCGGCGACAAGGACTGGGCGCGTTTCCCGCCCTATCGCGAGCTCGGCTACGAGGCGGCGGCCAGCGCCGCGCACGACTTCGCCCTCGGCAGCGCCGGAGCCGGCGCGGGCGCGACGACGGCGACGGTGAAAGGCGGCCTCGGCTCGGCCTCCCTCGTCCTGCCGGGCGGCATCATCGTGGGCGCTCTCGTGGCGGTCAACGCGGTCGGCTCGCCGCTCGTGGGCACGACCCGCCATTTCTGGGCCGCTCCGTTCGAGATCGAAGACGAGTTCGGGGGCCTCGGCCTGCCCGCGCCGCTGCCGGCCGATGCCATCCTTCCGCGCACCAAGCTGGGCGCGCGGGCTGGCGCCAACACCACCATCGCCATCGTGGCCACCGACGCGCGCCTCGACAAGGCCGGCGCCAGGCGGCTCGCCGTCGCCGCGCATGACGGTTTCGCCCGCGCGCTCTGGCCAGCGCACACCGATTTCGACGGCGACCTCGTCTTCGGCCTCGCGACCGGGGGCAGCGGCATCGCGCCCGATGCACGGCAGGCGCTGGAGCTGGGCGCCGCCGCAGCGTCGGTCATGGCGCGCGCCATCGCGCGCGGCGTTCATGCCGCATCGACGGCGGAGAATGATCCGTTGCCGGCGTGGAAGGAGTTCGCATGAGGCTCATGCTGGCATCGCTCACGGCGTTCCTCGCCGCGCCAGCCCTTGCCGGCGACTTCGCCACGCTCAACCCGCTCGGCTTCTCGGCCGACGGCCGTGTCTTCGCGTTCGAGCAATATGGCATCCAGGACGGCTCCGGCTTTCCCTACGCAGAGATTTTCGTCCTCGATCTGGACGAGGACCGTTATCTGGCCCCCTCGCCCGTGCGGGTGCGCCTGGATGATGAGGGCGCGCATCTGGACGCGGCCCGGCGGCAGGCGCGCGAGGCGGCCGCCGGCCTGCTTTCCGCCCACGAGCCGAAGGCCGAGTTCGGGCTCATCGTCGCATCCAGCCCGCCGACGGAGCTTTCGGCCGACCCGCACCGGGTGGAGTTCCTGCCCCGCGCCATCGAGCCGCGCATCGACGAGCCGGTGGAGCTGCGCCTCTCCCTCCTGCCCCGGCCCGATGCGCCGGAGTTCTGCACCGCGTTCGGCCACGGGATTTCCGGCTTCAGGCTGGTGCGCGTGGCGGCAGGGCCGGGAGAGACGGCGCGCGTCCTGCACGAGGACGAGACCCTGCCGGACAGCCGCGCTTGCGCCTTCGACTACCGCATCGCGCAGGTGCAGGTTCACGGCACGGCGACGGGCCGGATGCGGGCCGTGGCGCTCATCGGCGTGAAGCAGGTCGGCTTCGAAGGGCCGGACATGCGCTACATCGCCGTGCCCGTGCCGCTGGACTGAACGTTGAGCGCCCCGCCCGCCTCTGTTAGACGGCGGGCGACCCCTCCTCCGCTCACGAAGGCTTGACGCTCATGGTCCCCCGCTACTCCCGCCCCGAGATGGTCTCCGTCTGGTCGCAGGAGACCAAGTTCCGCATCTGGTTCGAGATCGAGGCCCATGCCTGCGACGCGCTGGCCGAGATCGGCGTGATTCCCGCCGAAGCGGCCAGAACCATCTGGGAAAAGGGCGGCGCCGCCACCTTCGACGTCGCGCGGATCGACGAGATCGAGCGCGAGACCAAGCACGACGTGATCGCGTTCCTGACCCATCTGGCGGAGTTCGTCGGGCCGGATTCGCGTTTCGTCCATCAGGGCATGACCTCCTCGGACGTGCTCGACACCTGCTTCAACGTCCAGCTCGTCCGGGCCTCCGACATCCTTCTCGCCGACCTCGACGCGCTTCTCGCCGCGTTGAAGCGCCGCGCCTTCGAGCACAAGGACACGATCACCATCGGCCGCAGCCACGGCATCCACGCCGAGCCGACGACCTTCGGCGTCAAGCTCGCGCTGGCCTATGCCGAGTTCGAGCGCTGCCGCCAGCGGCTCGTGGCGGCGCGCGAGGAGGTGGCGACCTGCGCCATTTCCGGCGCGGTCGGCACCTTCGCCAATATCGACCCGCGCGTGGAGGAGCACGTCGCCAAGGCCCTCGGGCTGAAGCCGGAGCCGGTTTCCACGCAGGTCATCCCGCGCGACCGCCACGCCATGTTCTTCGCCACCCTCGGCGTCATCGCCTCGTCGGTCGAGCGGCTGGCCATCGAGGTGCGGCATCTGCAGCGCACCGAGGTTCTGGAGGCGGAGGAGTATTTTTCGCCCGGCCAGAAGGGGTCCTCGGCCATGCCCCACAAGCGCAACCCGGTGCTGACCGAGAACCTGACCGGGCTTGCCCGCATGGTTCGCTCCTACGCCCTGCCGGCGATGGAGAACGTGGCGCTCTGGCACGAGCGCGACATCTCCCATTCCTCCGTCGAGCGCATGATCGGCCCGGACGCCACGATCACGCTCGATTTCGCGCTGGCACGCCTCACCGGGGTGGTGGACAAGCTGCTCGTCTACCCCGAGCGGATGGAGAAGAACCTCAACCAGTTCAAGGGCCTGGTGCACTCCCAGCGCGTTCTCCTGGCGCTGACGCAGGCCGGCGTCAGCCGTGAGGACGCCTACCGCCTCGTCCAGCGCAACGCCATGAGGGTGTGGGAGGCAGGCGCCGACTTCCTTCAGGAGCTTCTGGCCGATGCCGACGTGACGGCCGCGCTTTCCGAGGACGAAATCCGCGAGAAGTTCGACATCGGCTACCACACCAAGCATGTCGATACGATTTTCACGAGGGTTTTCGGCACCGCTGAAAAATGAATCACGGAATCGAGAGGAAGGGCGGAACCTAAGCAGGCCCTGGCGATTTATCGTGCACACATCGTTGCACGCTGAAAGGCAAGGAAACGACATGACCCATACGCCTCCCCCTCCCGGCCAGACGCCCCC containing:
- the purB gene encoding adenylosuccinate lyase, yielding MVPRYSRPEMVSVWSQETKFRIWFEIEAHACDALAEIGVIPAEAARTIWEKGGAATFDVARIDEIERETKHDVIAFLTHLAEFVGPDSRFVHQGMTSSDVLDTCFNVQLVRASDILLADLDALLAALKRRAFEHKDTITIGRSHGIHAEPTTFGVKLALAYAEFERCRQRLVAAREEVATCAISGAVGTFANIDPRVEEHVAKALGLKPEPVSTQVIPRDRHAMFFATLGVIASSVERLAIEVRHLQRTEVLEAEEYFSPGQKGSSAMPHKRNPVLTENLTGLARMVRSYALPAMENVALWHERDISHSSVERMIGPDATITLDFALARLTGVVDKLLVYPERMEKNLNQFKGLVHSQRVLLALTQAGVSREDAYRLVQRNAMRVWEAGADFLQELLADADVTAALSEDEIREKFDIGYHTKHVDTIFTRVFGTAEK